ttaacTATAAGAAACCAATATTAAACTATTCAAAGTCAATATAAGCCATAAATATGTGtagataagaaaacaaaacacaagttaTTTACTGACATTTGTCCATGTGAGAATGATGAGCGTTAGAAACATTACAAtccaaaaaccttaaaagatCGAGTTACTGTTAAAACAtgtacaacaaaaacaaattcaccGAAAGCAAATAAACATAAACCGGAATCATCAAAAACAGATAGTACTTTACGGGCTTTTGGCAGGGCGGAATTCGAATCCTTGAGACTTATTCTCAAGAACAGTTGCCGAAATTTCATCACAACTTGCTTCGTTGAAGAATTCACCAAGCTCAGCTTCCATCCACCCATCCTCCCTCTTGTCTGGTTTCattacatcttttttttctctttctttccttcgATCCGAAGGCCCAACAAAGTATATGAATCTTTGAGAAGATTCTTGTCCCACCAACCCAACTTCAACTTCTACCGGCACATCCCCCAATCCAGGACATCCATTCTTTGTCTTGAAAACAATGTAAACCGAGTAACGTTTTCTAGGAGATAAGTAACGAGTACTTATCCTGCTACGGACCTCAAACCAACATACACTGAGGAGCTCTGGTACTCCTTCAAACCTGAGTGCAACATTTTTTCCCATCTTCATCATAAGCGATTGTAATCGatatttaatggaaaaaaagCAGTTACCTAGCTTCAGGAATTGAAATCCATTGCCAAAAACGCTGAGGACTACTAACCCATGTGATCCACATCTCATTTGGCGATAACATGATACACTTTTTCCCACTCGTTTTCTCTAACCAAATGCTCTTTGATtttcagaaaaaggaaaaaaaaaagtaatttcagAAATAAGAATCAGAAATATTAAATGGATGCATGAACTAAAACGTCACAATCTTGATGATATGGAGCaccaacaattttatttttatctatttttaaaataagtgtTACACTTAAATTGAATACAcagtttcattttattttttgttagtgATAATTGAGTTCGGTCGTATCCGCATGTTTAATATATACTTAGATATGTGTATGTGTATTAATATGGGTGTATGTTAGATAGTTGCGTTGTTTCTGTTACTAAACGAACGGGTACGACCGTAGCACTCTATATAATTGTGTGTAATGTTGCAAGGCATAATTGTCGAGAATTATTGAGAAGTTTTCCActttttcattctctgtttttttctctacCATGCTCTGTATTTGAAGCAAAGGCTTCTGGTATAATACAAGAGCAAAACTTCAATAAGGTATCAGAGCTTTATTGATTCAAGGGCCAGTGGGAAGCACAAAGAGAAGCATAACAAAGCCTGCAAAAA
The Camelina sativa cultivar DH55 chromosome 6, Cs, whole genome shotgun sequence genome window above contains:
- the LOC104793837 gene encoding putative F-box protein PP2-B2; this translates as MLSPNEMWITWVSSPQRFWQWISIPEARFEGVPELLSVCWFEVRSRISTRYLSPRKRYSVYIVFKTKNGCPGLGDVPVEVEVGLVGQESSQRFIYFVGPSDRRKEREKKDVMKPDKREDGWMEAELGEFFNEASCDEISATVLENKSQGFEFRPAKSP